A genomic window from Flavobacterium sp. I3-2 includes:
- a CDS encoding MFS transporter: MLENNKPSLWNTIGSFNKNFWLASFMELMERWAWYGIYTLFGLYLVGSTDAGGLGFDHIQKGNIMGNIVGILYFLPLFFGVIADRIGYKISLAISFAIMICGYYMLGEVTSYSNVYLVFLLVAIGAAFFKPVASAIIARNTNETTGTMGFGIFYMMVNIGGFIGPSMSSGLRTSFGWKIIFIQAATVIAINLIVLLLFYKEPKVEKPKDSIGKAIGDSIKGIFEALKDVRLGILLLLMVGFWTMFNQLFNTLPNFIEDWVNSSAISDWLNKNIPFLGRLLTQDGLVKPEWFTNIDSLMIILLQIPISFMVIKMRHINAVIRGAVVATIGIGLTFYTDNVWFTIIGTMIFAIGEMMSSPTVSSFIALITPKGKEGLYQGTYFLPVAASYFVTSFISGGLYQNWSDKLSLLKREMVSRNIEMPEVVTKEQFIEEGAKALNISIAQFENQFNLKAESVDWKSVATSLNEYALSKNIDISQVHLPFSKNEYFTLAEQKLQMTHWEMTDMLWNTYDPNKIWYVIVGIGLFSIISLSIYDKLIVRPLEKKNSNQS, encoded by the coding sequence ATGTTAGAAAACAACAAACCTTCGTTGTGGAATACCATAGGTTCATTTAATAAAAATTTCTGGCTTGCGAGTTTCATGGAATTAATGGAACGCTGGGCTTGGTACGGAATTTATACACTTTTTGGACTTTATCTTGTTGGATCAACAGATGCTGGTGGTTTAGGTTTTGACCACATTCAGAAAGGTAACATCATGGGAAATATTGTAGGGATTTTATACTTCTTACCTTTATTTTTTGGTGTTATTGCAGACAGAATTGGTTATAAAATATCTTTAGCCATTTCATTCGCAATCATGATTTGTGGTTATTATATGCTAGGCGAAGTCACTTCCTACTCTAATGTTTATTTGGTTTTCTTACTTGTTGCTATTGGAGCCGCATTTTTTAAACCGGTAGCTTCTGCAATTATCGCGAGAAACACAAACGAAACTACCGGAACCATGGGCTTTGGTATTTTTTATATGATGGTAAACATTGGTGGATTTATTGGACCTTCAATGTCATCAGGTTTACGAACTTCTTTTGGATGGAAAATCATCTTCATACAAGCAGCAACAGTAATTGCAATCAATCTAATTGTTTTACTTTTATTTTATAAAGAACCAAAAGTAGAAAAACCAAAAGATTCAATCGGCAAAGCAATTGGAGATTCAATCAAAGGAATATTCGAAGCTTTAAAAGATGTCCGTTTAGGAATCTTACTTTTATTAATGGTTGGATTTTGGACGATGTTTAATCAGTTATTTAACACGCTTCCAAATTTCATCGAAGATTGGGTAAATTCATCGGCAATAAGCGATTGGTTAAATAAAAACATTCCATTTTTAGGAAGATTACTTACCCAAGATGGATTAGTTAAACCGGAATGGTTCACTAACATCGATTCGTTAATGATTATTTTATTACAGATTCCAATTTCATTTATGGTCATAAAAATGCGTCACATCAATGCGGTAATTCGCGGAGCTGTAGTAGCAACAATTGGTATCGGTTTAACGTTTTACACCGACAATGTTTGGTTTACGATAATTGGCACAATGATTTTCGCAATTGGAGAAATGATGTCTTCACCAACGGTTTCGTCATTTATCGCCTTAATCACTCCAAAAGGAAAAGAAGGTTTATACCAAGGAACTTACTTTTTACCTGTTGCTGCAAGTTATTTTGTAACCAGTTTTATTTCAGGTGGATTGTACCAAAATTGGTCAGATAAATTATCGTTATTAAAACGAGAAATGGTTAGTAGAAACATTGAAATGCCCGAAGTAGTTACTAAAGAACAATTCATCGAAGAAGGTGCAAAAGCATTAAATATTTCGATTGCTCAGTTTGAAAATCAATTCAATCTAAAAGCTGAATCAGTCGATTGGAAATCGGTGGCTACATCGTTAAACGAATATGCACTTTCAAAAAACATCGATATTTCGCAAGTACATTTACCTTTCTCTAAAAACGAATATTTCACTTTAGCAGAACAAAAATTACAAATGACACATTGGGAAATGACCGATATGCTTTGGAATACTTACGACCCAAATAAAATTTGGTATGTTATCGTAGGAATCGGTTTATTCTCAATAATCTCATTATCAATTTACGACAAATTAATCGTAAGACCACTTGAAAAGAAGAACTCTAATCAATCTTAA
- a CDS encoding GYDIA family GHMP kinase translates to MEFYSNGKLFILGEYYVLEGAKVFALPTKFGQTLRVFPLNSLVITWKSYDADSSVWFNDEILIADIISKNIKQQDDKVRKTLIEILHQAHQQNPNVLNLKSGFLVETELTFPRNWGLGTSSTLINNIAQWFQIDAFELLENSFGGSGYDIACAQNNEPITYQKVNGKVLVEQVQFKPSFADKIYFVYLNQKRDSKEAIANFRKKQKDLTHEIAEVSKMTEQLLQIDDLNEFIHFFKTYETNLSNVLEVPTIQQLLFSDFNGLVKSLGGWGGDFVMVASHENPIAYFKEKGFDTIISYQEMIK, encoded by the coding sequence ATGGAATTTTACAGCAACGGAAAATTATTTATTTTAGGTGAATATTACGTTTTAGAAGGCGCTAAGGTTTTTGCTTTGCCAACTAAATTCGGACAAACTTTACGTGTTTTTCCGTTGAATTCGTTAGTAATCACTTGGAAAAGTTACGATGCAGATAGTTCGGTTTGGTTTAACGATGAAATTTTGATTGCCGATATAATTTCCAAAAATATAAAACAGCAAGATGATAAAGTTCGAAAAACATTAATCGAGATTTTACATCAAGCGCATCAACAAAATCCAAATGTTTTAAATTTAAAATCTGGTTTTTTAGTTGAAACGGAACTTACTTTTCCTCGAAATTGGGGTTTAGGAACTTCGTCAACCTTGATAAATAATATTGCACAATGGTTCCAAATAGATGCTTTTGAATTGTTAGAAAATTCTTTCGGTGGAAGTGGTTACGATATTGCTTGCGCACAAAATAACGAACCGATAACGTATCAAAAAGTAAATGGAAAAGTTTTGGTTGAGCAAGTGCAGTTTAAACCGAGTTTTGCAGATAAAATATACTTTGTGTATTTAAATCAAAAACGCGATAGTAAAGAAGCAATTGCTAATTTCCGAAAAAAACAAAAAGATTTAACCCATGAAATTGCTGAGGTTTCTAAAATGACCGAACAACTTTTACAAATTGATGATTTAAATGAATTCATTCATTTCTTCAAAACTTACGAAACTAATTTGAGTAACGTTTTAGAAGTTCCGACCATACAACAACTATTGTTTTCTGATTTTAATGGATTGGTGAAAAGCTTAGGCGGTTGGGGCGGCGATTTTGTTATGGTTGCATCACACGAAAATCCAATTGCATATTTCAAAGAAAAAGGATTCGATACGATAATTTCATATCAAGAAATGATAAAATAA
- a CDS encoding hydroxymethylglutaryl-CoA reductase, degradative, whose amino-acid sequence MSLVNGFSKLSKAEKVHWIVETYFNGNSEITNLLTSYYNSDEALQKLHDEFIENTITNFYLPFGVAPNFIINDKVYTIPMVIEESSVVAAASNAAKFWSKRGGFKATVLSTEKIGNVHFLFSGSKQKLEQFTNDIQSKFYENTKHITKNMEKRGGGILAVELVDKTSELKDYYQLHATFDTKDSMGANFINSCLEEFAKVLRTEAAVYANFTEEEKNLQVIMSILSNYVPNCLVRVEVSCAVADLKSKEIQDPQYFAEKFVQAVCIAEIETYRAVTHNKGIMNGVDAVVLATGNDFRAIEAGVHAFAAKDGKYSSLSHAEIKDGTFHFWMDLPLALGTVGGLTTLHPMVKFALELLEKPSANELMEIIAVAGLAQNFAAVKSLTTTGIQQGHMKMHLMNILNQFNATDEERVKVVNHFENQTVTHSAVVEFIESLRK is encoded by the coding sequence ATGAGTTTAGTAAACGGTTTTTCAAAACTAAGTAAAGCAGAAAAAGTACATTGGATTGTTGAAACGTATTTCAACGGAAATAGCGAAATAACAAATTTGTTAACTTCTTATTATAATTCAGACGAAGCTTTACAAAAACTTCACGACGAGTTTATTGAAAATACCATTACCAATTTTTACCTTCCATTTGGTGTGGCGCCAAACTTTATAATCAACGATAAGGTTTATACCATTCCTATGGTAATCGAAGAAAGTTCGGTAGTTGCTGCCGCTTCTAATGCGGCTAAGTTTTGGAGCAAACGCGGTGGATTTAAAGCAACAGTTCTTTCTACTGAGAAAATCGGAAACGTGCATTTCTTGTTTTCAGGTTCAAAACAAAAATTAGAACAATTCACCAACGACATTCAATCTAAATTTTACGAAAACACCAAACATATTACCAAAAATATGGAAAAACGTGGTGGTGGAATATTAGCTGTTGAATTGGTTGATAAAACTTCTGAATTAAAAGATTACTACCAACTACACGCAACTTTTGATACGAAAGATAGCATGGGTGCGAATTTCATTAATTCGTGTTTAGAAGAATTTGCGAAAGTTTTACGTACCGAAGCTGCGGTTTATGCTAACTTCACAGAAGAAGAAAAGAATTTACAAGTAATTATGTCAATTCTTTCAAATTACGTTCCAAATTGTTTGGTTCGTGTTGAGGTTTCTTGTGCAGTAGCAGATTTAAAAAGTAAAGAAATTCAAGATCCACAATATTTTGCTGAGAAGTTTGTACAAGCCGTTTGTATTGCTGAAATTGAAACTTATCGTGCGGTTACTCATAACAAAGGAATTATGAATGGAGTGGATGCGGTTGTGTTAGCAACAGGAAACGATTTCCGTGCCATTGAAGCCGGAGTTCATGCATTTGCAGCTAAAGACGGAAAATATTCAAGTTTATCTCATGCCGAAATTAAAGACGGGACTTTCCATTTTTGGATGGATTTACCTTTAGCTTTAGGAACCGTTGGCGGATTAACTACTTTACATCCAATGGTGAAGTTTGCATTGGAATTGTTAGAAAAACCTTCGGCTAATGAATTGATGGAAATTATTGCAGTTGCTGGATTGGCACAAAACTTTGCGGCAGTAAAATCGTTAACTACAACCGGAATTCAGCAAGGTCACATGAAAATGCACTTGATGAATATCTTGAATCAATTCAATGCTACCGATGAAGAACGCGTAAAAGTGGTAAATCATTTCGAAAATCAAACGGTTACGCATAGCGCTGTGGTTGAATTTATTGAAAGCCTTAGAAAATAA
- a CDS encoding peptide MFS transporter, with translation MNAEQKQLEAIHNFEGKYPKQIWSLFFSEMWERFCFYGMRGMLVFFMIDQLKLAEGQSQLQYAAIQAFVYAFTFVGGLFADKILGFRKSLFWGGFLMIIGSALLATNPYDLFFVGIAFTVVGTGFFKPNISTMVGELYRKGDPRTDAGFSLFYAGINIGAFIGGYLCIAVGKGHLFSDVIEVSQRWNVAFGLAAFVMIISLINFYFTKKSLGPIGLQPKQISKSGEITKMPLWKEITVYAASIVSIPLIMAMVKNTDYTDYFMFTIGPLTLLYLFYEMTKVSVEDRKKLYAALVFIFFSILFWGIYEQAGGSLSIFAANNLNSDLLGIHLDPNGVNNSGGALFIILLAPIFGALWIWLAKKKLNPNTVIKFGLGFIFLGLGYYVLFGTRFFADAAGITSLDFFTLALLVITFGELCLSPIGLSIMTKLSTQNLQGMMMGMWFLASAYGQYVAGIIGSSMSDSVVEGGSNLDKLMTYTAGYKEIALYSIIAGIVLIIISPLVRKLMQEVK, from the coding sequence ATGAATGCAGAACAAAAACAATTAGAAGCAATTCATAATTTCGAAGGAAAATATCCAAAACAAATTTGGAGTCTTTTCTTTTCAGAAATGTGGGAAAGATTTTGTTTCTACGGAATGCGAGGAATGCTTGTATTCTTCATGATTGATCAATTAAAATTAGCCGAAGGTCAATCGCAATTACAATATGCGGCAATTCAAGCTTTTGTTTACGCATTTACTTTTGTTGGTGGTTTATTTGCTGACAAAATTTTAGGCTTTAGAAAATCACTTTTTTGGGGTGGCTTTTTAATGATAATCGGAAGTGCGTTATTGGCAACAAATCCGTATGATTTATTTTTTGTAGGAATTGCCTTTACCGTTGTTGGAACAGGTTTCTTTAAACCAAATATTTCTACTATGGTTGGTGAATTATACAGAAAAGGCGATCCTAGAACTGATGCCGGTTTTTCGTTGTTCTACGCCGGAATTAACATAGGTGCATTTATCGGAGGTTATTTGTGTATTGCTGTTGGAAAAGGTCATTTATTTTCAGATGTTATTGAAGTATCACAACGTTGGAATGTAGCTTTTGGTTTAGCAGCTTTTGTTATGATTATTAGTTTAATCAACTTTTATTTCACTAAAAAAAGTTTAGGACCAATTGGATTACAACCGAAACAAATCTCAAAATCAGGTGAGATTACAAAAATGCCGCTTTGGAAAGAAATTACGGTTTACGCAGCTTCGATTGTTTCAATTCCATTAATCATGGCAATGGTAAAAAACACGGATTACACTGATTATTTCATGTTCACCATTGGACCTTTAACCTTGCTTTATTTGTTTTACGAAATGACCAAAGTAAGTGTTGAAGATCGTAAAAAATTATACGCTGCTTTAGTTTTCATTTTCTTTTCTATTTTATTCTGGGGAATTTACGAACAAGCAGGCGGATCTTTAAGCATTTTTGCGGCCAATAATTTAAATTCGGATTTATTGGGTATTCATTTAGATCCGAATGGAGTAAACAATTCAGGAGGTGCATTATTCATCATTCTTTTGGCTCCAATTTTTGGTGCATTATGGATTTGGTTAGCAAAAAAGAAATTAAACCCAAATACAGTAATTAAATTCGGCTTAGGATTTATTTTCTTAGGATTAGGATATTATGTACTTTTTGGAACACGATTTTTTGCTGACGCAGCTGGAATTACTTCTTTAGATTTCTTCACATTAGCTTTACTTGTAATTACTTTTGGTGAATTGTGTTTATCTCCAATCGGATTATCGATCATGACCAAATTATCAACTCAGAATTTACAAGGAATGATGATGGGAATGTGGTTTTTAGCTTCAGCGTACGGTCAATATGTTGCAGGAATTATAGGTTCAAGTATGTCTGATTCTGTTGTAGAAGGCGGTTCAAATCTAGATAAACTAATGACTTACACAGCCGGATATAAAGAAATTGCACTTTACTCAATTATTGCAGGAATTGTATTAATAATCATTTCACCTCTTGTTCGAAAACTAATGCAAGAAGTTAAATAA
- a CDS encoding NAD(P)/FAD-dependent oxidoreductase, with protein sequence MKNNFDVIVVGGGASGFFTAINIAENNSDLRIAILERGKEVLGKVKISGGGRCNVTHACFVPNLLTKFYPRGERELRGPFHTFCSGDVIEWFENNGVELKIEEDGRMFPITDSSQTIIDCFLDLAQENQIKINTSCSVQAISQTDESWILETTQGTLTCEHLVMATGSNPKIWELLSEKGHQIVSPVPSLFTFNIKDTRIKDLMGISVPNVTLKVKETKLKSNGPLLITHWGLSGPAILRLSAWGARELFDKNYQFTLQVNFLHEEVFDDVLVQLNELKLEHAKKTVIKKSPFDLTTRLWEQLVLASEITADAKWADLTKKQLVNLTNQLTNAEFKVNGKSTFKDEFVTAGGIDLKEIDFKTMQSKLFKNLYFTGEIMNIDAITGGFNFQNAWTSGFIAAQAIANK encoded by the coding sequence ATGAAAAATAATTTTGATGTAATTGTTGTTGGAGGAGGAGCTTCTGGATTTTTTACGGCAATTAATATTGCAGAAAATAATTCGGATTTACGAATTGCAATTCTTGAGCGTGGAAAAGAAGTTTTAGGTAAAGTAAAAATTTCAGGTGGTGGACGTTGTAATGTTACGCATGCTTGCTTTGTGCCGAATTTACTTACTAAGTTTTATCCGCGTGGCGAACGTGAACTTCGTGGTCCTTTTCATACGTTTTGTTCTGGCGATGTTATCGAATGGTTCGAAAACAATGGCGTAGAACTTAAAATTGAAGAAGACGGACGTATGTTTCCTATTACCGATTCTTCGCAAACCATCATCGATTGTTTTTTAGATTTAGCTCAAGAAAATCAAATAAAAATAAATACGTCTTGTAGTGTTCAAGCGATTTCGCAAACCGATGAAAGTTGGATTCTAGAAACCACTCAAGGAACGCTTACTTGTGAACATTTGGTCATGGCGACAGGTAGTAATCCTAAAATTTGGGAATTGCTTTCAGAAAAAGGTCACCAAATTGTTTCGCCAGTTCCGTCGTTATTTACCTTTAATATAAAAGATACACGAATCAAAGATTTAATGGGAATTTCGGTTCCAAACGTAACTTTAAAAGTAAAAGAAACCAAACTTAAATCAAACGGACCGTTATTAATTACACATTGGGGATTAAGCGGACCTGCTATTTTACGACTTTCAGCTTGGGGTGCTCGCGAACTTTTCGACAAAAATTATCAGTTTACCTTGCAAGTGAATTTTCTTCATGAAGAAGTTTTTGACGATGTTTTGGTTCAGCTTAATGAGTTGAAATTAGAACACGCTAAGAAAACCGTGATTAAAAAATCGCCTTTCGATTTAACGACGCGTTTGTGGGAACAATTGGTTTTGGCTTCAGAAATTACTGCCGATGCAAAATGGGCCGATTTAACCAAAAAACAATTGGTAAATTTAACCAATCAGTTAACCAATGCCGAATTTAAAGTAAACGGAAAAAGCACCTTTAAAGACGAGTTTGTAACTGCTGGCGGAATCGATTTAAAAGAAATTGACTTTAAAACCATGCAAAGTAAGTTGTTCAAAAACTTATATTTCACCGGCGAAATCATGAATATTGATGCCATCACCGGCGGATTCAATTTCCAAAACGCTTGGACTTCGGGCTTCATTGCCGCTCAAGCCATTGCCAATAAATAA
- a CDS encoding peptide MFS transporter codes for MDTKLTKDFYKSNVLGQRSGLFVLFFTEMWERFSFYGMRVLLIQFLTAAVITGDPKSGWAWTAEEAGALYGTYAMMLYLTPIFGGIIADKYIGSRMAVIIGAIVMTIGHAAMAFDTPIMFFIGLACLVIGTGFFKPNMPSILGEMYKDLPEKKDGAYTIFYMGVNAGAFFGMLLCGYVAETEGWHWGFGLAGIFMLLGTIQFALSKPLMGNLGIINKDKEAVAAKASEDTDKRNPFTITDYVLIAIVGIIGFLYAFNDPLSKSKIVDIFAFLDTPFLRGQYIMIIIALIIFIYMIVSRILRYDKVVRDRMFAVVLLAFFLIFFFMSFEQGATSLVLVARDYIDRSLEGTALLTFNIINGLLTIVPLTIISWVLIKLAKATWSKIAWSNIILIICFVIIWGAVIWMLNNEFSKDASEIKVSWFSTLNSFFIIALASTVSKLWESKYNPSAAFKYGFGLILVAIGFLVLGLGSMGVSEGVKISMLFLVLTYLFHTLGELFISPVGLSYVSKLVPGRMLAFMFGIWYLAIAIAQKLAAVLGGQVETIQQEYSLSHFFFLFTAIPAAAGILVMILNPLIKKLMHGIK; via the coding sequence ATGGATACTAAATTAACCAAAGACTTTTACAAATCAAATGTATTAGGACAACGATCGGGACTTTTTGTACTTTTCTTTACAGAAATGTGGGAGCGTTTTTCGTTCTACGGAATGCGTGTTTTATTAATCCAATTTTTAACAGCAGCTGTTATTACAGGTGACCCAAAATCAGGATGGGCTTGGACTGCTGAAGAAGCTGGAGCATTATACGGAACTTATGCGATGATGCTTTACTTAACTCCAATTTTTGGAGGAATCATTGCCGATAAATACATTGGTTCTAGAATGGCTGTAATCATTGGAGCAATTGTAATGACCATCGGACATGCGGCCATGGCGTTTGACACACCTATTATGTTTTTTATTGGATTAGCGTGTTTGGTAATTGGAACAGGTTTCTTCAAACCAAATATGCCATCGATTTTAGGAGAAATGTATAAAGATTTACCAGAAAAGAAAGACGGCGCTTATACCATTTTCTACATGGGAGTTAACGCAGGTGCTTTCTTTGGAATGTTGCTTTGTGGTTACGTTGCAGAAACAGAAGGTTGGCATTGGGGATTTGGATTAGCGGGTATTTTCATGTTATTAGGAACCATTCAGTTTGCATTATCTAAACCGTTAATGGGTAATTTAGGAATTATCAATAAAGATAAAGAAGCGGTGGCTGCTAAGGCTTCAGAAGATACAGACAAACGCAACCCGTTTACAATTACAGATTATGTTTTAATTGCAATAGTTGGTATTATTGGTTTTCTATACGCATTCAACGACCCATTATCAAAAAGCAAAATTGTAGATATATTTGCTTTCCTTGACACGCCTTTCTTACGTGGACAATACATCATGATTATCATTGCATTAATCATTTTCATTTACATGATTGTATCTCGTATTTTACGTTATGACAAAGTGGTTAGAGATAGAATGTTTGCAGTTGTTTTATTAGCTTTCTTCTTGATTTTCTTCTTTATGAGTTTTGAACAAGGAGCAACTTCTTTAGTTTTAGTTGCTCGTGATTATATTGATAGAAGTTTAGAAGGAACTGCATTATTAACTTTTAATATCATAAACGGTTTACTAACTATTGTTCCACTAACTATTATTTCATGGGTTTTAATAAAATTAGCTAAAGCAACATGGTCTAAAATCGCTTGGTCAAATATCATATTAATAATCTGTTTTGTAATTATTTGGGGAGCTGTAATTTGGATGTTAAACAATGAATTCTCTAAAGATGCATCAGAAATTAAGGTTTCTTGGTTCTCTACTTTAAATTCATTCTTTATTATCGCATTAGCTTCAACTGTTTCTAAATTATGGGAGTCTAAATACAATCCTTCAGCAGCATTTAAATATGGTTTTGGATTAATTTTAGTAGCAATCGGATTCTTAGTTTTAGGATTAGGTTCGATGGGAGTTTCAGAAGGTGTTAAAATCTCAATGTTATTCTTAGTATTAACATACTTATTCCACACGTTAGGAGAATTATTTATTTCACCTGTAGGATTATCGTACGTTTCTAAATTAGTACCTGGAAGAATGCTTGCTTTCATGTTCGGAATTTGGTACTTAGCAATTGCAATCGCTCAAAAATTAGCTGCTGTTTTAGGAGGTCAAGTTGAAACGATTCAACAAGAATATTCTTTAAGTCATTTCTTCTTCTTATTTACAGCGATTCCTGCAGCTGCCGGAATTTTAGTAATGATACTAAATCCATTAATTAAAAAATTAATGCACGGAATTAAATAA
- a CDS encoding S9 family peptidase: MKNIKYTLAFLLLAGISATAQKKISQEEIWNGTFRTQGMTSLNAMKNTNAYTVLDYNRGNKSYQIDLYDFATLERTKNILNTKNFPELTEISEYSFNNDETKLLIATNYNPIYRHSFTSLFYTYDLNTNKLVKISDNEIQEPQFNYDGSKIAYVYDNNIFINDLNLNKTIQITNDGVKNKIINGITDWVYEEEFAFVRAYDWNADGTKIAYIKFDETEVPEFSMDVYGDGLYPTQQVFKYPKAGEKNAKVSLHIYDLKTNKTTKVDLGKYNDFYIPRIKWTNDANVLSAQVLNRHQNNLDLLFIDGNTADFNIVLNEKDKAYVDITDNLTFLDDNSFIWTSEKDGFNHIYHYDKNGKLKNQITKGNWEVTDYYGFDKKKSKIYYQSVENGSTKRDVYSIDLNGKNKKRLTQNNGTNKATFSPNFEYFINTFSSNKNAPTYTLNETSNGKEIKTIVSNKALEDKLKSYDLPEKEFFEIKNAKGDVLNAYMMKPKNFDPNKKYPMLMYQYSGPGSQTVADEWLTSNDYWHALLTQEDYIVLCVDGRGTGYKGADFKKTTQNNLGRFEVEDQVFVAKEMAKKNFIDENRIGIWGWSFGGFMSSNALFQAPEVFKTAIAVAPVTSWRFYDTVYTERFLSTPQENPKGYDENSPITYAGNLKGNYLLIHGTADDNVHVQNAMVLINALVHQNKKFDSEIYPDKNHGIYGGKTREQLYTKMTEYIKENL; encoded by the coding sequence ATGAAAAATATAAAATATACGTTAGCCTTTTTATTGCTTGCTGGAATTTCGGCTACAGCTCAAAAAAAAATAAGTCAGGAAGAAATTTGGAACGGAACGTTTAGAACGCAAGGAATGACTTCGTTAAACGCCATGAAAAACACCAATGCTTACACGGTTTTAGATTACAACCGTGGCAATAAATCATACCAAATTGACTTATACGATTTTGCAACGTTAGAAAGAACAAAGAATATTTTAAATACAAAAAACTTTCCGGAATTAACCGAAATTTCAGAATACAGTTTCAATAACGATGAAACCAAGTTGCTAATTGCAACCAACTACAATCCTATTTATCGTCATTCGTTTACGTCGCTTTTTTATACTTACGATTTAAATACCAATAAATTGGTAAAGATTTCAGATAACGAAATTCAAGAACCGCAATTCAATTACGATGGTTCAAAAATCGCTTACGTTTACGACAATAACATTTTTATTAACGATTTAAATTTGAATAAAACCATTCAGATTACCAACGATGGCGTGAAAAATAAAATCATCAATGGAATTACCGATTGGGTTTACGAAGAAGAATTTGCTTTTGTTCGTGCGTACGATTGGAATGCCGACGGAACAAAAATCGCTTACATAAAATTTGATGAAACCGAAGTTCCTGAATTTTCAATGGATGTTTACGGTGATGGATTATATCCAACACAACAAGTTTTTAAATATCCGAAAGCAGGAGAAAAAAACGCAAAAGTTTCCCTTCATATTTACGATTTAAAAACCAACAAAACCACGAAAGTTGATTTAGGAAAATACAACGATTTTTATATTCCGAGAATCAAATGGACCAATGATGCCAACGTATTAAGTGCGCAAGTTTTAAATCGTCATCAAAACAATTTAGATTTATTGTTTATCGATGGAAATACGGCTGACTTCAACATCGTGTTAAACGAGAAAGATAAAGCCTATGTTGATATCACAGACAATTTAACTTTCTTAGACGATAACAGTTTTATTTGGACAAGCGAAAAAGACGGCTTCAATCATATTTATCATTACGATAAAAACGGAAAGCTGAAAAATCAAATCACTAAAGGAAATTGGGAAGTAACCGATTATTACGGTTTCGATAAAAAGAAATCTAAAATTTATTATCAATCGGTTGAAAACGGCTCAACCAAACGCGATGTTTACAGCATTGATTTAAACGGAAAAAATAAAAAACGATTAACGCAAAATAACGGAACCAATAAAGCAACTTTTAGTCCGAATTTTGAGTATTTCATCAATACGTTTTCATCAAACAAAAATGCGCCAACGTATACTTTGAACGAAACTTCAAATGGAAAAGAAATCAAAACCATCGTATCAAACAAAGCTTTAGAAGATAAATTAAAATCGTATGATTTACCTGAAAAGGAATTTTTCGAAATTAAAAATGCCAAAGGTGATGTTTTAAATGCTTACATGATGAAGCCTAAAAACTTTGACCCGAACAAAAAATATCCGATGTTGATGTATCAATATTCTGGTCCAGGTTCTCAAACGGTAGCTGACGAATGGTTGACAAGTAACGATTATTGGCATGCACTTTTGACACAAGAAGATTATATTGTTTTATGTGTTGACGGAAGAGGAACTGGTTATAAAGGTGCCGATTTTAAGAAAACAACTCAAAATAATTTAGGGAGATTTGAAGTCGAAGACCAAGTTTTTGTTGCTAAAGAAATGGCAAAGAAAAATTTCATTGACGAAAATCGCATTGGAATTTGGGGATGGAGTTTTGGTGGTTTTATGTCATCGAACGCTTTATTTCAAGCTCCAGAAGTTTTTAAGACTGCAATTGCTGTAGCTCCGGTAACTTCTTGGCGTTTTTATGATACGGTTTACACCGAACGTTTTTTATCAACTCCGCAAGAAAATCCAAAAGGTTACGATGAAAATTCGCCAATTACTTATGCTGGAAATTTAAAAGGTAATTACTTATTGATTCACGGAACAGCAGATGATAATGTACATGTACAAAATGCGATGGTTTTAATCAATGCTTTGGTTCATCAGAATAAAAAATTCGATTCGGAAATTTATCCAGATAAAAACCACGGCATTTACGGTGGAAAAACGCGCGAGCAGTTATACACCAAAATGACGGAATATATTAAAGAAAACTTATAA